One genomic window of Etheostoma spectabile isolate EspeVRDwgs_2016 chromosome 7, UIUC_Espe_1.0, whole genome shotgun sequence includes the following:
- the si:dkey-109j17.5 gene encoding zinc finger BED domain-containing protein 4 isoform X1, whose product MASVSKVSILDYFNIVFEGENGKIESNCKACGTRIQAKRSVTSNFVTHLKRKHQAMYDDFVKRKDMKREGYSSGSLHSFTTNGGNTRYTLPISTRVGGGGGGGVVGGMGTLEGGVGGGSGGGVTKFDRHDPRQVLISEAIAKMIVRDLQPVSIVENQGFRELLQLLEPRYTPEPQYYIQSQLLPAYTYQAQLATRQALASAHALSLSLDLWKGLTGATSGYLGVTCHFLTSDWQMRSALLACLPMTGGSSGNHVLSDFDDVCHSHGVSGRAFRVVADPFFSTTVKPCCLPGFLVSPTLANGQDEDNAEEVDYGNNVEEGIRNGHGDGGEEGEWEHGLGVCRVDCFSRSLEQCVREGLRSCPQVTSTLAKAACFYNYVTSAVPPEKLSQVFDGPGLSMRAPGTALPAASDWAAQLKVLRRLLDSVEFLEEVSGPGELALGGSERALLRELTDTLEPFTEAWDMVQGDRQTDIQTDKHVSISLALPCVLGLRKHLSETSTPHCPSLLVGLSQAVERRLAPVLEDPLYITATTLDPQFKLTWSSNPDWHRQVLIEELSKHSTASSPIDANTDLHPQSQTPPAPAPSPVSSFSRPCKLFSFIKQRPTTQAKSLEQELAVYLREEPTDEEALHYWRRKAIDFPLLAQVAKRAFTIPACGTVVESIFTTAGRCLRPERGRVLPKNLETLIYLKANYRLLWT is encoded by the exons ATGGCGTCAGTTTCGAAGGTTTCTATTCTGGATTACTTTAATATTGTGTTTGAAGGTGAAAATGGCAAAATCGAGTCCAACTGCAAGGCTTGTGGTACCAGGATCCAGGCGAAGCGAAGTGTCACGTCCAACTTCGTAACGCACCTTAAG CGGAAACACCAGGCAATGTATGATGACTTTGTGAAAAGGAAGGATATGAAGAGAGAGGGTTACTCCTCTGGTTCCTTGCACAGTTTCACCACTAATGGAGGGAACACCCGCTACACTCTCCCCATCAGTACTCGAgtgggaggtggaggaggaggaggagttgtTGGAGGAATGGGAACTCTTGAGGGAGGAGTAGGAGGAGGCTCTGGAGGAGGGGTGACCAAGTTTGACAGACATGACCCACGTCAG GTTCTGATCTCTGAGGCTATAGCTAAGATGATTGTGCGTGACCTGCAGCCAGTGTCCATAGTGGAAAATCAAGGTTTCAGAGAGCTGCTTCAGCTCCTGGAGCCACGTTACACTCCTGAGCCCCAGTATTACATCCAGAGCCAGCTCCTCCCAGCCTACACCTACCAGGCCCAGCTAGCAACCCGTCAGGCCCTGGCCTCAGCACACGCCCTCAGTCTCAGCCTGGATCTCTGGAAGGGCTTAACTGGAGCCACTTCAGG GTACCTTGGTGTCACCTGCCATTTTCTCACATCTGATTGGCAGATGCGTTCAGCTCTCCTGGCCTGCCTTCCCATGACTGGAGGCAGCTCTGGGAATCACGTGCTTTCAGATTTTGATGACGTATGTCACTCTCATGGCGTGTCAGGGAGAGCATTTCGTGTGGTTGCAGACCCTTTCTTCTCAACAACAGTAAAGCCATGTTGTCTGCCTGGTTTCCTGGTTTCCCCTACTCTCGCTAACGGGCAAGACGAAGACAATGCAGAAGAGGTGGACTATGGTAACAATGTGGAAGAAGGGATCAGGAATGGCCATGGTGacggaggagaggaaggagagtgGGAGCATGGTCTGGGTGTTTGTCGAGTGGACTGTTTCTCTCGCTCCCTTGAACAGTGTGTCAGAGAGGGGTTACGCTCTTGTCCACAGGTCACTTCCACACTGGCCAAGGCTGCCTGTTTCTACAACTATGTTACCTCTGCTGTCCCACCTGAGAAACTTAGCCAGGTGTTTGATGGTCCTGGGTTGAGTATGAGGGCACCAGGAACTGCCCTTCCTGCAGCCAGCGACTGGGCTGCTCAGCTTAAG GTGCTTCGGCGGCTGCTGGACTCAGTGGAGTTCCTGGAGGAGGTGAGTGGTCCGGGGGAGCTGGCACTGGGTGGTTCAGAGAGAGCCCTGCTGAGGGAGCTCACTGACACTTTGGAGCCGTTCACTGAGGCCTGGGACATGGTGCAAggggacagacagaccgacatacagacagacaaacatgtGTCCATCAGCCTTGCTCTGCCGTGTGTTCTGGGCCTTCGTAAGCATCTCTCTGAGACGTCAACTCCCCACTGCCCCTCTCTGCTGGTAGGCCTCAGCCAGGCTGTAGAGCGTCGCCTGGCCCCTGTCTTGGAGGACCCTCTCTACATCACTGCCACCACCCTGGACCCCCAGTTCAAGCTCACTTGGAGCAGCAACCCTGACTGGCATAGACAAGTTCTCATAGAGGAGTTGTCGAAACATTCCACAGCCTCCAGCCCCATAGATGCCAACACAGACCTACATCCTCAATCCCAGACCCCTCCGGCCCCAGCTCCATCACCGGTCTCCTCGTTTTCCAGGCCCTGTAAGCTGTTCTCTTTCATTAAGCAGAGGCCCACAACACAGGCCAAGAGCCTAGAGCAGGAGTTGGCCGTCTACCTACGAGAGGAACCCACAGACGAGGAGGCTTTGCATTACTGGCGGCGTAAAGCAATTGACTTTCCTCTACTTGCCCAGGTAGCCAAGAGGGCATTTACCATACCTGCTTGTGGCACTGTAGTCGAGAGCATTTTCACTACTGCTGGGCGCTGTCTGCGGCCAGAGAGAGGCCGCGTCTTACCAAAGAACCTTGAAACGCTCATCTACCTCAAAGCGAACTACAGATTACTATGGACTTAA
- the vma22 gene encoding coiled-coil domain-containing protein 115, whose translation MGVSELEDYSLLLDEKLLRFMDQLALLEEKRTTLNSLIEQGWFSMSKARYSMGNKHVSALQYASEIEPLVSVHARALDNGEVDFCTERVKQKFSNETGKDAKLIEDIGPQEEGVRRRIKPKKQIAERETSEEAISEKVPEVTPVRKGDQNPQQDPLKWFGILVPQSLKQAQSAFKQVIELSAEIATLQTAVLNTRQELKHSMKDKHILQAKSSAAPLDKETD comes from the exons ATGGGTGTGTCAGAACTGGAGGATTATTCTCTTCTACTGGACGAAAAGCTGCTCCGTTTCATGGACCAGCTAGCGTTACTGGAGGAGAAACGAACCACTCTCAACTCTCTCATagagcag GGATGGTTTTCCATGTCCAAGGCTCGATATTCCATGGGAAACAAACACGTCTCTGCACTTCAGTATGCAAGTGAGATAGAGCCACTGGTCTCTGTTCATGCTAG AGCACTGGACAATGGTGAGGTGGATTTCTGCACAGAAAGGGTCAAACAAAAGTTTAGTAATGAGACTGGAAAAGATGCCAAGTTAATAGAGGATATTGGACCTCAAGAAGAAG GTGTCAGGAGAAGAATTAAACCAAAAAAGCAAatcgcagagagagagacaagtgaAGAAGCTATTAGTGAGAAAGTTCCTGAAGTAACTCCAGTAAGAAAAGGTGACCAGAATCCTCAGCAAGATCCACTGAAGTGGTTTGGGATTCTGGTGCCACAATCTCTTAAACAAGCACAGTCGGCATTCAAGCAAG TAATAGAGCTGTCAGCTGAGATTGCAACCCTTCAGACTGCAGTTCTGAACACCAGACAGGAGCTGAAGCACAGCATGAAAGACAAACACATTCTCCAGGCGAAATCCTCAGCAGCCCCGTTGGACAAGGAGACCGACTAA
- the si:dkey-109j17.5 gene encoding zinc finger BED domain-containing protein 4 isoform X2, with product MYDDFVKRKDMKREGYSSGSLHSFTTNGGNTRYTLPISTRVGGGGGGGVVGGMGTLEGGVGGGSGGGVTKFDRHDPRQVLISEAIAKMIVRDLQPVSIVENQGFRELLQLLEPRYTPEPQYYIQSQLLPAYTYQAQLATRQALASAHALSLSLDLWKGLTGATSGYLGVTCHFLTSDWQMRSALLACLPMTGGSSGNHVLSDFDDVCHSHGVSGRAFRVVADPFFSTTVKPCCLPGFLVSPTLANGQDEDNAEEVDYGNNVEEGIRNGHGDGGEEGEWEHGLGVCRVDCFSRSLEQCVREGLRSCPQVTSTLAKAACFYNYVTSAVPPEKLSQVFDGPGLSMRAPGTALPAASDWAAQLKVLRRLLDSVEFLEEVSGPGELALGGSERALLRELTDTLEPFTEAWDMVQGDRQTDIQTDKHVSISLALPCVLGLRKHLSETSTPHCPSLLVGLSQAVERRLAPVLEDPLYITATTLDPQFKLTWSSNPDWHRQVLIEELSKHSTASSPIDANTDLHPQSQTPPAPAPSPVSSFSRPCKLFSFIKQRPTTQAKSLEQELAVYLREEPTDEEALHYWRRKAIDFPLLAQVAKRAFTIPACGTVVESIFTTAGRCLRPERGRVLPKNLETLIYLKANYRLLWT from the exons ATGTATGATGACTTTGTGAAAAGGAAGGATATGAAGAGAGAGGGTTACTCCTCTGGTTCCTTGCACAGTTTCACCACTAATGGAGGGAACACCCGCTACACTCTCCCCATCAGTACTCGAgtgggaggtggaggaggaggaggagttgtTGGAGGAATGGGAACTCTTGAGGGAGGAGTAGGAGGAGGCTCTGGAGGAGGGGTGACCAAGTTTGACAGACATGACCCACGTCAG GTTCTGATCTCTGAGGCTATAGCTAAGATGATTGTGCGTGACCTGCAGCCAGTGTCCATAGTGGAAAATCAAGGTTTCAGAGAGCTGCTTCAGCTCCTGGAGCCACGTTACACTCCTGAGCCCCAGTATTACATCCAGAGCCAGCTCCTCCCAGCCTACACCTACCAGGCCCAGCTAGCAACCCGTCAGGCCCTGGCCTCAGCACACGCCCTCAGTCTCAGCCTGGATCTCTGGAAGGGCTTAACTGGAGCCACTTCAGG GTACCTTGGTGTCACCTGCCATTTTCTCACATCTGATTGGCAGATGCGTTCAGCTCTCCTGGCCTGCCTTCCCATGACTGGAGGCAGCTCTGGGAATCACGTGCTTTCAGATTTTGATGACGTATGTCACTCTCATGGCGTGTCAGGGAGAGCATTTCGTGTGGTTGCAGACCCTTTCTTCTCAACAACAGTAAAGCCATGTTGTCTGCCTGGTTTCCTGGTTTCCCCTACTCTCGCTAACGGGCAAGACGAAGACAATGCAGAAGAGGTGGACTATGGTAACAATGTGGAAGAAGGGATCAGGAATGGCCATGGTGacggaggagaggaaggagagtgGGAGCATGGTCTGGGTGTTTGTCGAGTGGACTGTTTCTCTCGCTCCCTTGAACAGTGTGTCAGAGAGGGGTTACGCTCTTGTCCACAGGTCACTTCCACACTGGCCAAGGCTGCCTGTTTCTACAACTATGTTACCTCTGCTGTCCCACCTGAGAAACTTAGCCAGGTGTTTGATGGTCCTGGGTTGAGTATGAGGGCACCAGGAACTGCCCTTCCTGCAGCCAGCGACTGGGCTGCTCAGCTTAAG GTGCTTCGGCGGCTGCTGGACTCAGTGGAGTTCCTGGAGGAGGTGAGTGGTCCGGGGGAGCTGGCACTGGGTGGTTCAGAGAGAGCCCTGCTGAGGGAGCTCACTGACACTTTGGAGCCGTTCACTGAGGCCTGGGACATGGTGCAAggggacagacagaccgacatacagacagacaaacatgtGTCCATCAGCCTTGCTCTGCCGTGTGTTCTGGGCCTTCGTAAGCATCTCTCTGAGACGTCAACTCCCCACTGCCCCTCTCTGCTGGTAGGCCTCAGCCAGGCTGTAGAGCGTCGCCTGGCCCCTGTCTTGGAGGACCCTCTCTACATCACTGCCACCACCCTGGACCCCCAGTTCAAGCTCACTTGGAGCAGCAACCCTGACTGGCATAGACAAGTTCTCATAGAGGAGTTGTCGAAACATTCCACAGCCTCCAGCCCCATAGATGCCAACACAGACCTACATCCTCAATCCCAGACCCCTCCGGCCCCAGCTCCATCACCGGTCTCCTCGTTTTCCAGGCCCTGTAAGCTGTTCTCTTTCATTAAGCAGAGGCCCACAACACAGGCCAAGAGCCTAGAGCAGGAGTTGGCCGTCTACCTACGAGAGGAACCCACAGACGAGGAGGCTTTGCATTACTGGCGGCGTAAAGCAATTGACTTTCCTCTACTTGCCCAGGTAGCCAAGAGGGCATTTACCATACCTGCTTGTGGCACTGTAGTCGAGAGCATTTTCACTACTGCTGGGCGCTGTCTGCGGCCAGAGAGAGGCCGCGTCTTACCAAAGAACCTTGAAACGCTCATCTACCTCAAAGCGAACTACAGATTACTATGGACTTAA